Proteins encoded by one window of Hymenobacter sp. J193:
- a CDS encoding glycosyl hydrolase, with the protein MPAFSTFFSTVRPARQWLAALLLLAAGSAAAQTPLKSLNYLYSISGKKTIGGIHNKEPLNEPTFYTDKLQFATGKYAGLWGGDFLFQEYNNRWQMILEAEKQWQQGALVTLTWHACNPAQNVSPCQFSGGVTSTMSDADWTALVTEGTVLNTRWKTWLDELVPYFQYLKSRGVEVAFRPLHETNQSAFWWGGRPGANGSRKLYQITHDYLRNTKGLSNIVWVWNIQDFPTLPADVTDYSPGADYFDVASLDFYNGDGLTAAKYEAMLAVAAGKPIAIGELGQLPTAAQLLAQPKWTYFMGWSELVFSQNSPAQLQALYSAANVLTREEMPGWNAATPNAGNLAYQRPVTVSSTEAPNEARFAVDGDPTTRWSSFYADPQELVVDLGATYLLSYLTILWETALGKDFELLASTDQTTWTSLRKVAGNTSLFNEYTDLNASARYLKLRGTARGTAYGFSIRELAVYGSVATAAAEATDPALRVQAYPNPATDQLTVALGAAWPAATQLTLLTSTGQTVATFAGSGSTRRLPLASLRAGLYLLRVQSAQRVHTLKITKQ; encoded by the coding sequence ATGCCTGCTTTTTCTACATTTTTTTCTACTGTCCGCCCAGCCCGGCAGTGGCTGGCGGCGCTGTTGCTGCTGGCCGCCGGGAGTGCCGCGGCCCAAACGCCGCTCAAGTCGCTCAACTACCTGTACAGCATATCCGGCAAGAAAACCATCGGCGGCATCCATAACAAGGAGCCGCTGAATGAGCCCACGTTCTACACCGACAAGTTGCAGTTTGCCACCGGCAAATATGCCGGCCTCTGGGGTGGGGACTTCCTGTTCCAGGAGTACAACAACCGGTGGCAGATGATTCTGGAAGCGGAAAAGCAGTGGCAGCAGGGGGCTTTGGTTACCTTGACCTGGCACGCCTGCAACCCCGCCCAGAACGTGTCGCCCTGCCAGTTTTCGGGCGGCGTGACCAGCACCATGTCCGATGCCGACTGGACGGCCCTGGTCACCGAAGGCACCGTGCTGAACACCCGCTGGAAAACCTGGCTTGATGAGCTGGTGCCCTACTTTCAGTACCTGAAAAGCAGAGGCGTGGAAGTGGCTTTCCGCCCCCTGCACGAAACCAACCAAAGCGCCTTCTGGTGGGGCGGCCGGCCCGGGGCCAACGGCTCCCGCAAGCTCTACCAGATAACCCACGACTACCTGCGCAACACGAAGGGCCTGTCGAACATCGTGTGGGTGTGGAACATCCAGGACTTCCCGACCCTGCCCGCCGACGTAACCGACTACAGCCCCGGCGCCGACTACTTCGACGTGGCTTCGCTGGACTTCTACAACGGGGACGGGCTGACCGCGGCCAAGTACGAGGCCATGCTGGCCGTGGCGGCCGGCAAGCCCATTGCCATCGGCGAGCTGGGCCAGCTGCCCACGGCCGCCCAGCTGCTGGCCCAGCCTAAGTGGACCTATTTCATGGGCTGGTCGGAGCTGGTGTTCTCCCAGAATTCCCCCGCCCAGCTCCAGGCCCTGTACTCCGCCGCTAACGTGCTGACGCGGGAAGAAATGCCCGGCTGGAATGCTGCTACCCCCAACGCGGGCAATCTGGCCTACCAGCGCCCGGTCACGGTGTCCTCCACCGAGGCCCCGAATGAGGCCCGCTTTGCCGTGGATGGCGACCCGACCACCCGCTGGAGCTCCTTCTACGCCGACCCGCAGGAGCTGGTCGTGGACCTCGGGGCCACTTACCTGCTCAGTTACCTCACCATCCTGTGGGAAACGGCCCTGGGCAAGGACTTCGAGCTGCTGGCTTCCACCGACCAAACCACCTGGACCTCGCTGCGCAAAGTAGCCGGCAATACCAGCCTGTTCAACGAGTACACGGACCTGAACGCCTCGGCCCGCTACCTGAAGCTGCGCGGCACGGCGCGGGGCACGGCCTACGGCTTCTCCATCCGGGAGCTGGCCGTGTACGGCAGCGTGGCCACCGCCGCGGCCGAAGCCACCGACCCCGCCCTGCGCGTGCAGGCCTACCCCAACCCGGCCACCGACCAGCTCACGGTAGCGCTGGGCGCCGCCTGGCCGGCCGCTACCCAGCTCACCCTGCTCACCAGCACGGGCCAGACAGTGGCCACCTTCGCCGGCTCCGGCAGCACCCGCCGGTTGCCGCTGGCCAGCCTGCGCGCCGGCCTGTATTTGCTGCGCGTGCAGAGCGCCCAGCGGGTGCATACTCTCAAGATTACCAAGCAATAA
- a CDS encoding glycosidase: MENLFQQRLHALENHQSSLLSRPNKPQPLGNGIFTRYQHPVLTAAHVPLSWRYDFNPRTNPYLMERLGVNAAFNAGAIKHEGKYLLVARVEGLDRKSFFAVAESPNGLDNFVFRERPITMPKTAEPDTNVYDMRVVQHEDGWIYGLFCTERKDPAARPGDESAAVAQCGIARTRDLVSWERLPDLRTPSPQQRNVVLHPEFVQGKYALYTRPQDSFIEAGAGGGIGFGLTDSMENAVVDQEWIVDGKQYHTVYEAKNGQGPAPIKTAQGWLHLAHGVRNTAAGLRYVLYVFLTDLQEPAKVLHKPGGYFIAPEGEERVGDVSNVVFSNGWILDEDGTVFIYYASSDTRTHVATTTVEQLVDYALHTPADEFSSAASVRQINNLIDQNQAYLNRAPRTATPHYNGVTV, encoded by the coding sequence ATGGAAAACTTATTTCAACAACGCCTCCACGCGCTGGAAAACCACCAGTCGTCGCTGCTTTCCCGCCCCAACAAGCCACAGCCCCTGGGCAACGGCATCTTTACCCGCTACCAGCACCCGGTGCTCACGGCCGCCCACGTACCGCTGAGCTGGCGCTACGACTTCAACCCCCGCACCAACCCCTACCTGATGGAGCGGCTGGGCGTTAATGCCGCCTTCAACGCCGGCGCCATCAAGCACGAAGGCAAATACTTGCTGGTGGCCCGGGTGGAAGGGCTGGACCGCAAATCCTTTTTTGCGGTGGCCGAAAGCCCCAACGGCCTTGACAACTTCGTGTTCCGGGAGCGGCCCATCACCATGCCCAAAACCGCGGAGCCCGACACCAACGTGTACGACATGCGCGTGGTGCAGCACGAGGACGGCTGGATCTACGGCCTGTTCTGCACCGAGCGCAAAGACCCCGCCGCCCGTCCCGGCGACGAATCGGCGGCCGTGGCCCAGTGCGGCATTGCCCGCACCCGCGACCTGGTTTCCTGGGAGCGGCTGCCGGACCTGCGCACGCCCTCGCCTCAGCAGCGCAATGTGGTGCTGCACCCCGAGTTTGTGCAAGGCAAGTACGCCCTCTACACCCGGCCCCAGGACAGCTTTATTGAGGCGGGCGCCGGCGGCGGCATCGGCTTCGGGCTGACCGATTCAATGGAAAACGCGGTGGTCGACCAGGAGTGGATTGTGGACGGCAAGCAGTACCACACAGTGTACGAGGCGAAAAACGGCCAGGGCCCCGCACCCATCAAGACAGCCCAGGGCTGGCTGCACCTGGCTCACGGCGTGCGCAACACGGCGGCCGGCCTGCGTTACGTGCTGTACGTGTTTTTGACCGACCTGCAGGAGCCGGCCAAGGTGCTGCACAAGCCGGGCGGCTACTTCATTGCCCCGGAAGGCGAGGAACGGGTAGGCGACGTGTCCAACGTGGTGTTCAGCAACGGCTGGATTCTGGACGAGGACGGCACCGTGTTCATTTACTACGCCTCCTCCGACACCCGCACCCACGTAGCCACCACCACCGTGGAGCAGCTCGTGGACTACGCCCTGCACACGCCCGCCGATGAGTTTAGCTCCGCCGCCTCGGTCCGCCAGATCAACAACCTCATCGACCAGAACCAGGCGTACCTGAACCGCGCTCCGCGTACAGCCACCCCGCATTATAACGGCGTAACGGTATGA
- a CDS encoding AGE family epimerase/isomerase, producing the protein MYRHTGQEQHRAAAARALDYLLAHFLDHEYGGIYWLLDAQGQPLDTRKQIYALAFAIYGLSEYHRATQCPLALQVSQELFRWIEQHSFDPGHGGYFEAFGRRGEPLADMRLSEKDLQAPKTMNTHLHVLEAYANLYRVWPDAGLGAQLRGLLSTFLRHIVDMETGHLRLFFTADWHPVAELESYGHDIEAAWLLREAAEVLGDEDLLTPINAAGRLLTQATAAALLPDGSLPHELNRRTGHLDLHREWWVSAEAMVGFLNAYELSQDELMLRHSRRAWLFAQQHLLDYAQGEWHWGVEADYQPMTHQDKVGFWKCPYHNMRACLEVIERCKKEAARLHLLKESVPA; encoded by the coding sequence GTGTACCGGCATACCGGGCAGGAACAGCACCGCGCCGCGGCCGCCCGGGCCCTAGATTACCTGTTGGCCCATTTCCTCGACCACGAGTACGGCGGCATCTACTGGTTGCTCGATGCCCAGGGCCAGCCCCTGGACACGCGCAAGCAGATCTACGCCCTGGCCTTTGCCATCTACGGGCTCAGCGAATACCACCGCGCCACGCAGTGCCCGCTGGCCCTGCAGGTAAGCCAGGAGCTGTTTCGCTGGATTGAGCAGCACAGCTTCGACCCCGGGCACGGCGGCTACTTCGAGGCCTTTGGCCGCCGGGGCGAGCCGCTGGCCGATATGCGCCTAAGTGAGAAGGACCTGCAAGCGCCCAAAACCATGAATACCCACCTACATGTGCTGGAAGCCTACGCCAACCTGTACCGCGTTTGGCCGGACGCCGGGCTGGGCGCGCAGCTGCGCGGCCTGCTTTCCACGTTTCTGCGCCACATCGTAGACATGGAAACCGGGCACCTGCGCCTGTTTTTCACCGCCGACTGGCACCCCGTAGCCGAGCTGGAATCCTACGGGCACGACATTGAGGCCGCCTGGCTGCTGCGCGAGGCCGCCGAGGTGCTGGGCGATGAGGACCTATTGACGCCGATAAACGCGGCGGGCCGGCTCCTGACCCAGGCCACGGCGGCGGCCCTGCTGCCCGACGGCAGCCTGCCCCACGAGCTGAACCGGCGCACCGGCCACCTAGATCTGCACCGCGAGTGGTGGGTGAGTGCCGAGGCGATGGTGGGATTTCTAAATGCCTATGAACTGAGCCAGGACGAGCTGATGCTGCGCCACTCGCGCCGGGCCTGGCTTTTTGCCCAGCAGCACCTGCTGGACTATGCCCAGGGGGAGTGGCACTGGGGCGTAGAGGCCGACTATCAGCCTATGACGCACCAGGACAAGGTCGGCTTCTGGAAGTGCCCTTACCACAATATGCGGGCCTGTCTGGAAGTCATTGAGCGCTGCAAAAAGGAAGCGGCCCGGCTGCACCTGCTAAAGGAATCAGTGCCCGCTTAG